One Paraburkholderia sp. HP33-1 genomic region harbors:
- a CDS encoding arylsulfatase: MLASCGEDNLPSATAASTAVVAQKRPNILYIMADDLGYSDIHAFGGEINTPNLDALVQSGRILTNHHTGTVCAITRSMLISGTDHHLVGEGTMGVPTDERKGLPGYEGYLNDRALSVAQLLKDGGYHTYMAGKWHIGSGIVGSATGSGQTPDQWGFEHSYALLGGAATNHFAHELAGSKNYTEDGQYVQPGQPGQPGGAGGSPAVFYSTDFYTQRLISYIDSNKGDGKPFFAYAAYTSPHWPLQVPEPYLHNYVGKYDAGYDAIRDARIARQKALGIIPQDFVPYGGASETLAASPATANNGTANAKYVSAVHSAAQGYTDYGPGYVNKKWDSLSPAEKKAQARYMEIYAGMVENLDHNIGLLIQHLKDIGEYDNTFIMVQSDNGAEGWPIDSGADPTATDTANATDPTYSQLGTDNGLQNAQRLQYGLRWAEVSATPFRLTKGYSGEGGVSTPLIVHLPGQTSQKPTLREFTHVTDNTATFLAVAQIAPPTTSAPALINTLTGVDQNKGKVVYNNRYVYPITGQSLLPLLEDQSTAPVHSASFGDEAYGRGYLRSADGRWKALWTEPPLGPVDGHWELYDMSADRGETQDVSTQNQSIIDGLVQQWNDYMTSVGGVEPLRPHGYY, encoded by the coding sequence ATGCTTGCCTCGTGCGGCGAAGACAACCTGCCGAGCGCGACCGCCGCGTCCACGGCGGTCGTCGCACAGAAGCGGCCGAACATTCTCTACATCATGGCCGACGATCTCGGCTACTCCGACATCCACGCGTTCGGGGGCGAAATCAACACGCCCAATCTCGATGCGCTCGTACAGAGCGGCCGCATCCTCACGAATCACCACACGGGCACCGTCTGCGCGATCACGCGTTCGATGCTGATCTCGGGCACCGATCACCATCTGGTCGGCGAAGGCACGATGGGCGTGCCGACCGACGAGCGCAAAGGACTGCCGGGTTATGAAGGCTATCTGAACGACCGCGCGCTATCGGTTGCGCAGTTGCTGAAGGACGGCGGCTATCACACGTACATGGCCGGCAAGTGGCACATCGGTTCGGGCATCGTCGGCAGCGCGACGGGCAGCGGGCAGACGCCGGACCAATGGGGTTTCGAGCACAGCTACGCGCTGCTCGGCGGCGCCGCGACCAATCACTTCGCGCACGAGCTGGCCGGCTCGAAGAACTACACCGAAGACGGCCAGTACGTGCAGCCGGGCCAGCCGGGACAACCGGGCGGCGCGGGCGGCAGCCCGGCGGTGTTCTATTCGACCGACTTCTACACGCAGCGCCTCATCTCGTACATCGATTCGAACAAGGGCGACGGCAAGCCGTTCTTCGCGTACGCGGCCTATACGTCACCGCATTGGCCGCTGCAGGTGCCCGAACCTTATCTGCACAACTACGTCGGCAAATACGATGCCGGCTATGACGCGATCCGCGATGCGCGTATCGCGCGGCAGAAAGCACTCGGCATCATTCCACAGGACTTCGTGCCGTACGGCGGCGCCTCGGAGACGCTGGCCGCGAGTCCGGCCACCGCGAACAACGGTACCGCGAACGCGAAATACGTGAGCGCCGTGCACAGCGCCGCCCAGGGTTACACCGACTACGGTCCCGGCTATGTGAACAAGAAGTGGGACAGCTTGTCGCCGGCCGAGAAGAAAGCGCAGGCGCGCTACATGGAAATCTATGCGGGCATGGTCGAGAACCTCGATCACAACATTGGTCTCTTGATCCAGCATCTGAAGGACATCGGCGAATACGACAACACGTTCATCATGGTCCAGTCGGACAACGGCGCCGAAGGCTGGCCGATCGATTCCGGCGCGGACCCGACCGCCACCGACACCGCGAACGCGACGGATCCGACCTACTCGCAACTCGGCACCGACAACGGTCTGCAAAACGCGCAACGCCTGCAATACGGCTTGCGTTGGGCCGAAGTCAGCGCGACACCGTTCCGCCTGACCAAGGGTTATTCGGGCGAAGGCGGCGTGTCGACGCCATTGATCGTGCACCTGCCGGGACAGACTTCGCAGAAGCCGACGCTGCGCGAATTCACCCACGTGACGGACAACACGGCGACATTCCTCGCGGTCGCGCAGATTGCCCCGCCGACCACCTCGGCCCCCGCGCTGATCAATACGCTGACCGGCGTCGATCAGAACAAGGGCAAGGTGGTCTACAACAACCGCTACGTGTATCCGATCACCGGGCAATCGCTGCTGCCGTTGCTCGAAGATCAGAGTACGGCGCCGGTGCATAGCGCGTCGTTCGGCGACGAAGCGTACGGTCGCGGCTATCTGCGCAGCGCCGACGGACGCTGGAAGGCATTGTGGACGGAACCGCCGCTCGGCCCCGTCGACGGTCACTGGGAGCTGTACGACATGAGCGCCGATCGTGGCGAAACGCAGGACGTGTCCACGCAGAACCAGTCGATCATCGACGGTCTCGTGCAGCAGTGGAACGACTATATGACGAGCGTGGGCGGCGTCGAGCCATTGCGTCCGCACGGCTACTACTGA
- a CDS encoding response regulator encodes MNDTSSSSIARLLLVDDHPLVRDGLRARLEAVRHFEVVGEAGDAQEALALAERQSPHLALMDVGMKSGMNGIALAGLFHERFPAIRVLMLSMHDNLEYVKQAVRAGASGYVLKDSPALEIIQAIGAVLDGKTFFSAEISARLIQASATQSPVERLTPRERDILDALAEGLSSKQIAQRTDLSVRTVETHRLNLKRKLDIEGQAELIKFAVENRRNKR; translated from the coding sequence ATGAACGACACGTCCTCTTCTTCCATCGCGCGTCTGCTGCTCGTCGACGATCATCCGCTCGTGCGCGACGGTCTGCGCGCACGCCTCGAAGCCGTGCGCCATTTCGAAGTGGTCGGCGAAGCGGGCGACGCGCAGGAAGCGCTCGCACTGGCCGAACGACAGTCGCCGCATCTCGCGCTGATGGATGTCGGCATGAAAAGCGGCATGAACGGCATTGCGCTGGCCGGCCTTTTTCACGAGCGCTTTCCGGCGATTCGCGTGCTGATGCTCTCAATGCACGACAACCTCGAATACGTCAAGCAGGCGGTGCGCGCCGGCGCGAGCGGCTACGTGCTGAAGGATTCGCCGGCGCTCGAAATCATTCAGGCGATCGGCGCGGTGCTCGACGGCAAGACGTTCTTCAGCGCGGAGATCAGCGCGCGGCTGATCCAGGCGTCGGCGACGCAATCGCCGGTCGAACGGTTGACGCCGCGCGAGCGCGATATTCTCGATGCACTCGCCGAAGGACTGTCGAGCAAGCAGATCGCGCAGCGCACCGATCTGTCGGTGCGGACCGTGGAGACGCATCGGCTGAATCTGAAGCGCAAGCTCGATATTGAAGGCCAGGCCGAGTTGATCAAGTTCGCGGTCGAGAATCGGCGCAACAAGCGCTGA
- a CDS encoding cache domain-containing protein yields MKLKAKIVLLAIVPFLVSIVSIETGVRHEATALAERQHATTQAAYMASKEIELKHYVELATTAIAPLYEAGRDNARDDALLRTRALEMLEKMNFGKDGYFFVYDMHGRSLMHPREPDLVGRDLWSLRDSQGTPTIQQLLAAAARGGGYVRYLWHRPSTGKVESKLGYVVPLERWGWMLGTGIYLDDVDTTLAHIDAEAAANIDRTMKWIDAIAVAGLAVIALCALVLNVTEYRSADAKLKRLAQQVVESQENERARLSRELHDGISQMMVSVKLLLESALARLERGDAREPAAEAALSTGLARLGETLREVRRISHALRPSMLDDLGVAAALEQLTREFGDESGIAIGFTQIAHTHAATLPDGVNTVLFRIAQEALTNIVRHAQASSAALALEISRDAVTLTISDNGRGFDATDAFVGGREGVGLRNMRERLEALGGTLSLSSEPGHTVVTACVPLPTTHAAVPPLQEITS; encoded by the coding sequence ATGAAACTCAAAGCAAAGATAGTGTTGCTCGCGATCGTGCCCTTTCTGGTGTCGATCGTCAGCATCGAGACGGGCGTGCGCCACGAAGCCACGGCGCTCGCCGAGCGGCAGCACGCGACTACCCAGGCCGCGTACATGGCGAGCAAGGAGATCGAGCTCAAGCACTACGTCGAACTCGCAACCACCGCGATCGCGCCGCTCTACGAAGCCGGCCGCGACAACGCGCGCGACGACGCGCTGCTGCGCACGCGCGCGCTCGAGATGCTCGAAAAAATGAATTTCGGCAAGGACGGGTACTTCTTCGTCTACGACATGCACGGCCGCTCGCTGATGCATCCGCGCGAGCCGGATCTGGTGGGCCGCGATCTGTGGTCGTTGCGCGATAGCCAGGGCACGCCGACGATCCAGCAACTGCTCGCCGCAGCCGCGCGCGGCGGCGGCTACGTGCGCTATCTGTGGCATCGGCCGTCGACCGGCAAGGTCGAGTCGAAACTCGGCTACGTGGTGCCGCTCGAGCGCTGGGGCTGGATGCTTGGCACCGGCATCTATCTCGACGACGTGGACACGACGCTCGCGCATATCGACGCCGAGGCCGCGGCCAATATCGATCGGACAATGAAGTGGATCGACGCGATCGCGGTGGCCGGCCTCGCGGTGATCGCGCTGTGCGCGCTCGTGCTGAACGTGACCGAATATCGCAGCGCCGACGCGAAGCTGAAGCGGCTCGCGCAGCAGGTCGTCGAATCGCAGGAAAACGAACGCGCGCGCCTGTCGCGCGAATTGCACGACGGCATCAGCCAGATGATGGTGTCCGTGAAGCTGCTGCTCGAATCGGCACTCGCGCGGCTCGAACGCGGCGACGCGCGCGAGCCCGCCGCCGAAGCCGCATTGTCCACCGGACTCGCGCGGCTCGGCGAGACGCTGCGCGAAGTCCGGCGCATCTCTCACGCGCTGCGACCGTCGATGCTCGACGATCTCGGCGTCGCAGCGGCCCTCGAACAGCTGACGCGCGAATTCGGCGACGAGTCCGGCATCGCGATCGGCTTCACGCAGATCGCGCACACCCATGCGGCCACGTTGCCCGATGGGGTCAACACCGTGCTGTTTCGCATCGCCCAGGAAGCGCTGACGAACATCGTGCGGCATGCGCAGGCGTCGAGCGCGGCGCTGGCGCTCGAAATCTCGCGCGATGCGGTCACGCTGACGATCTCCGACAACGGCCGCGGCTTCGACGCGACCGACGCATTCGTCGGCGGACGCGAAGGTGTCGGGCTGCGCAACATGCGCGAACGGCTGGAAGCACTCGGCGGCACGCTGTCGTTGAGCTCGGAGCCTGGTCACACCGTCGTAACTGCGTGCGTGCCGCTGCCAACGACGCACGCAGCGGTGCCCCCCTTGCAGGAAATCACTTCATGA
- a CDS encoding DUF3311 domain-containing protein — protein METSPPAGRSWLWLILLIPYIALLWLPFYNDMHPPLAGFPFFYWYQFLWVPLTSLLIYIVYRGLK, from the coding sequence GTGGAGACCTCCCCCCCGGCCGGCCGTTCATGGCTCTGGCTCATTCTGCTCATCCCTTATATCGCGCTGCTGTGGCTACCGTTCTATAACGACATGCATCCGCCGCTCGCGGGCTTTCCGTTCTTCTACTGGTATCAGTTTCTGTGGGTGCCGTTGACCTCGCTGCTGATTTACATCGTGTATCGAGGTCTCAAATGA